In Phoenix dactylifera cultivar Barhee BC4 chromosome 11, palm_55x_up_171113_PBpolish2nd_filt_p, whole genome shotgun sequence, the following are encoded in one genomic region:
- the LOC103714772 gene encoding sphingosine kinase 2-like isoform X2: MEGKAGALTLTKRIRVNGVPAEASLAADGTLRWRAGDGGERCLAVESEVLGFEAEGQRITLRAFVGASRGASCGGVSFGKRTRRDYVLELPTEEPVLQWSQRLRDCIKSLETKYQLHAQEIARSLGLLKYDGIVCVSGDGVLVEVVNGLLQREDWDTAIKVPLGIIPAGTGNGMAKSLLDSVGDLYSVSNATFAVIRGHKRTLDVATVLQGEKKFFSVLMLTWGLVADIDIESEKYRWMGSARLDFYSLLRMMNLRRYHGHVQFVPAPGYESYGEPIKQNGSDMGNTVLPEQGRVNNAEVKSCGYPGPVASFDGLEWRSIDGPFISVWINNVPWAGEDIMPAPEAKFSDGCLDAAILRDCPKSALLGLMLKMSDGSYLKSPYVIYLKVKAFRLKPGQRVGNPTKGGIVDSDGEVIAMGDRVNGGIQQEYRMSYGPPLQLTVDQGLATIFSPR, translated from the exons ATGGAGGGGAAAGCCGGAGCCCTAACCCTAACGAAGCGGATCCGGGTGAACGGGGTGCCGGCGGAGGCGAGCCTGGCCGCCGACGGCACTCTCCGGTGGAGGGCCGGCGACGGCGGCGAGAGGTGCCTGGCCGTGGAATCGGAGGTGCTGGGATTCGAGGCCGAGGGGCAGAGGATTACGCTCAGGGCCTTCGTGGGAGCGTCTAGAGGGGCTTCTTGCGGTGGTGTGAGCTTCGGGAAGAGGACGAGGAGAGACTACGTTCTGGAGCTGCCGACCGAGGAGCCGGTGCTTCAATGGAGCCAGCGGCTGAGGGATTGCATCAAGTCCCTTG AGACAAAGTATCAGCTTCATGCTCAAGAAATTGCCCGTTCTCTGGGTCTTCTAAAATATGACGGAATTGTATGTGTTAGTGGTGATGGTGTTCTTGTGGAG GTTGTCAATGGCTTGCTGCAAAGAGAAGACTGGGATACTGCAATCAAAGTGCCTCTTGGGATAATTCCTGCAG GCACGGGGAATGGCATGGCAAAATCACTTCTGGATTCAGTTGGTGATTTGTACTCCGTTTCCAATGCTACATTTGCAGTTATCAGAG GCCACAAACGCACACTTGATGTTGCTACTGTTTTGCAAGGAGAGAAGAAGTTCTTCAGTGTCTTGATGCTTACTTGgg GTTTGGTGGCTGATATTGACATCGAGTCCGAGAAGTATAGGTGGATGGGAAGTGCTCGTTTAGACTTTTAT TCTCTGCTGCGAATGATGAACTTGCGAAGATACCATGGACATGTTCAATTTGTGCCTGCACctggatatgaatcatatgggGAACCAATAAAGCAAAACGGCAGCGACATGGGCAACACTGTACTGCCTGAACAAGGCCGAGTAAATAATGCTGAAGTTAAATCATGTGGTTACCCAGGCCCGGTAGCTTCCTTCGATGGTTTAGAATGGAGGTCAATTGATGGCCCTTTTATTTCAGTTTGGATTAACAATGTGCCTTGGGCTGGTGAAGATATTATGCCAGCACCAGAAGCTAAG TTCTCAGATGGCTGCTTGGATGCAGCCATACTTAGGGATTGCCCAAAATCAGCCCTTCTGGGACTGATGTTAAAAATGAGTGATGGAAGTTATCTCAAATCACCATATGTCATCTATCTCAAG GTGAAAGCATTCCGGTTAAAGCCTGGTCAGCGTGTTGGGAATCCCACCAAGGGTGGTATCGTTGACTCTGATGGAGAGGTCATCGCTATGGGAGACCGAGTCAATGGCGGCATTCAGCAGGAGTATCGAATGTCCTATGGGCCGCCACTTCAATTGACGGTTGACCAGGGTTTAGCTACTATATTCTCTCctagatga
- the LOC103699903 gene encoding dapper homolog 3-like, which produces MAEAGGTPALGKGGAQRKPSSGIAAKRPSWADVTKGVPRPPVWTCHRTPSRELEELQNRFPEVIEVPEEELEEVRSEWRSTTVLVRSLGRSIPADWVVKEIRRAGKLDYDAECFTLSEGVIAIRFANENDREAAMRNGPWMVAGQVLAMDRWRPSFVPKPGCFGRVVVWLRLPSLPMDFWKKEAIFRVAARAGTPLALDGFTEQRRRYGFARVKVELDASAPLVPGTWVRGSSADGGAPFWQGFVYENLPVPCAKCGRVGHSAVGCVFVPPAEGRLNPEEVSGGSEEVRDGIDASETPKEAETGRERPQEARAFGPWLVTNRIGPTPPAFRKKESPRPDAGKTAGPAASGASPSRPGDGPASPIDLEGWQKPSKVARRRTPEKDVSEAGASRPMGGPSQPGAGSGSDAELTQDSGRVAPCVGRLEERPNASGGLRLGGPTQSPMKRFRSPPRRAVGAGLSTGDSTTSGEGKTPVQVKGRRPAVFFRQRSRSSPPPLAPVGERPPRVDQQSAGGDVRLEPAASTGGRLAHSLSLAADLTELGRTASQTMASGELLTVSTDVVSGTGSGSDGQVTSALKGNSPCQMARVYSEPEASKVKGKIVASDAGELALKSGGGKDLSECVGKGGRLAQLARGRWTVCAIWHRATVSILKF; this is translated from the coding sequence ATGGCCGAAGCTGGGGGGACGCCGGCGCTGGGGAAGGGGGGAGCACAGAGGAAGCCATCTAGTGGGATTGCGGCCAAGCGTCCGTCGTGGGCTGATGTGACGAAAGGCGTTCCGAGGCCTCCAGTATGGACCTGCCACCGGACCCCTTCACGTGAGCTGGAGGAGCTGCAGAACCGGTTCCCGGAGGTCATCGAGGTGCCGGAAGAAGAGTTGGAGGAGGTGCGGTCTGAATGGAGGAGTACCACTGTACTCGTGAGGAGCCTGGGTAGGAGCATACCGGCCGATTGGGTGGTGAAGGAGATACGGCGAGCCGGGAAGCTGGATTATGACGCCGAGTGCTTCACCCTGTCGGAGGGGGTCATTGCCATCAGGTTCGCCAACGAGAACGACCGGGAAGCCGCGATGCGGAATGGTCCGTGGATGGTGGCGGGACAGGTGCTCGCCATGGACCGGTGGCGGCCCAGCTTTGTTCCGAAGCCCGGGTGTTTCGGGCGGGTGGTTGTCTGGTTACGGCTCCCCAGTCTGCCGATGGATTTCTGGAAGAAGGAAGCGATCTTCAGGGTGGCGGCGAGGGCCGGTACCCCCTTGGCGCTGGATGGCTTCACAGAGCAGAGGCGGAGGTATGGCTTCGCCAGGGTGAAGGTGGAACTCGACGCCTCTGCTCCGCTTGTGCCCGGAACATGGGTGCGGGGGAGCTCGGCGGATGGAGGGGCCCCTTTCTGGCAGGGTTTTGTTTATGAAAACCTGCCAGTGCCGTGCGCTAAATGTGGACGAGTAGGCCATTCGGCGGTGGGATGTGTGTTTGTGCCTCCGGCGGAGGGGAGGTTGAATCCGGAGGAGGTAAGTGGTGGGTCTGAGGAGGTCCGTGATGGGATTGACGCCTCGGAGACGCCTAAGGAAGCGGAGACAGGGAGGGAACGACCCCAGGAGGCAAGGGCCTTTGGTCCATGGTTGGTGACGAATCGGATTGGGCCAACCCCGCCGGCGTTCCGGAAGAAGGAGTCCCCGCGTCCTGATGCTGGGAAGACGGCGGGGCCAGCGGCGTCCGGGGCCAGTCCGAGCCGGCCGGGGGACGGGCCGGCCTCTCCGATCGACCTTGAAGGGTGGCAGAAGCCATCCAAGGTGGCTCGTCGGAGGACGCCGGAGAAAGACGTGTCGGAGGCGGGTGCGAGCCGGCCGATGGGTGGACCGAGTCAACCTGGTGCGGGTTCCGGGTCGGATGCTGAGTTGACTCAGGACTCGGGCCGGGTGGCTCCGTGTGTGGGCCGGCTTGAAGAGCGGCCCAACGCCAGTGGGGGCCTTCGACTGGGGGGCCCGACTCAGAGTCCGATGAAGCGCTTTAGAAGCCCGCCCAGGAGAGCTGTGGGCGCTGGCCTGTCTACGGGCGACTCGACGACCTCGGGTGAGGGGAAGACTCCTGTCCAGGTGAAGGGCCGGAGGCCGGCGGTGTTCTTCCGGCAGAGGAGTCGGAGCTCACCTCCGCCCCTCGCGCCTGTTGGTGAACGACCTCCCCGGGTGGACCAGCAATCGGCGGGCGGTGACGTGCGGCTGGAGCCGGCCGCGAGCACAGGTGGCCGTCTGGCGCATTCGTTGTCGCTGGCGGCGGACCTGACGGAGCTTGGCCGGACGGCGTCGCAGACGATGGCTTCGGGGGAGTTGCTGACGGTGTCGACCGATGTTGTTAGTGGTACTGGGAGTGGCTCGGATGGGCAGGTGACATCGGCTTTGAAGGGGAACAGTCCGTGCCAAATGGCACGGGTGTACAGTGAACCAGAAGCTTCAAAGGTGAAGGGGAAAATAGTGGCCTCTGATGCTGGGGAGCTGGCTCTAAAAAGCGGCGGAGGGAAGGACCTCTCTGAATGTGTAGGGAAGGGGGGGAGACTGGCACAATTGGCACGGGGTCGGTGGACGGTTTGTGCCATATGGCACAGGGCAACAGTCAGCATCCTCAAATTCTAG
- the LOC103714773 gene encoding uncharacterized protein LOC103714773, with amino-acid sequence MAKNRNKTKNSQKKNGPVSMDICVEGSIDAPQAMDTSEGKPSNPALGATDRKIKKTVQVKRSKNLRKLKAIARAITVGEKYEEKLSRNKNKMGRIQSAKSLYD; translated from the exons ATGGCGAAGAACAGGAACAAGACGAAGAACAGCCAGAAGAAGAACGGCCCGGTCTCCATGGATATCTGCGTAGAGGGCTCCATAGATGCTCCTCAAG CAATGGACACATCGGAAGGGAAACCCTCGAATCCAGCTCTTGGTGCCACCGATAG AAAGATCAAGAAAACAGTGCAAGTGAAAAGATCCAAAAACCTCAGGAAGCTAAAAGCGATTGCTAGAGCCATCACAGTCGGTGAAAAGTATGAGGAGAAGCTCTCCAGAAACAAAAACAAGATGGGCAGAATTCAATCTGCTAAGTCGTTATATGACTAA
- the LOC103714772 gene encoding sphingosine kinase 1-like isoform X1 yields MEGKAGALTLTKRIRVNGVPAEASLAADGTLRWRAGDGGERCLAVESEVLGFEAEGQRITLRAFVGASRGASCGGVSFGKRTRRDYVLELPTEEPVLQWSQRLRDCIKSLGRPKRLFIIVNPFGGKKSGRKIFHCEVKPLLVAADILYTMQETKYQLHAQEIARSLGLLKYDGIVCVSGDGVLVEVVNGLLQREDWDTAIKVPLGIIPAGTGNGMAKSLLDSVGDLYSVSNATFAVIRGHKRTLDVATVLQGEKKFFSVLMLTWGLVADIDIESEKYRWMGSARLDFYSLLRMMNLRRYHGHVQFVPAPGYESYGEPIKQNGSDMGNTVLPEQGRVNNAEVKSCGYPGPVASFDGLEWRSIDGPFISVWINNVPWAGEDIMPAPEAKFSDGCLDAAILRDCPKSALLGLMLKMSDGSYLKSPYVIYLKVKAFRLKPGQRVGNPTKGGIVDSDGEVIAMGDRVNGGIQQEYRMSYGPPLQLTVDQGLATIFSPR; encoded by the exons ATGGAGGGGAAAGCCGGAGCCCTAACCCTAACGAAGCGGATCCGGGTGAACGGGGTGCCGGCGGAGGCGAGCCTGGCCGCCGACGGCACTCTCCGGTGGAGGGCCGGCGACGGCGGCGAGAGGTGCCTGGCCGTGGAATCGGAGGTGCTGGGATTCGAGGCCGAGGGGCAGAGGATTACGCTCAGGGCCTTCGTGGGAGCGTCTAGAGGGGCTTCTTGCGGTGGTGTGAGCTTCGGGAAGAGGACGAGGAGAGACTACGTTCTGGAGCTGCCGACCGAGGAGCCGGTGCTTCAATGGAGCCAGCGGCTGAGGGATTGCATCAAGTCCCTTG GCCGTCCGAAGAGGTTATTTATTATTGTAAACCCCTTTGGTGGAAAGAAAAGTGGGCGCAAGATCTTCCACTGTGAAGTCAAGCCCCTTCTTGTAGCCGCTGATATTCTTTATACAATGCAAG AGACAAAGTATCAGCTTCATGCTCAAGAAATTGCCCGTTCTCTGGGTCTTCTAAAATATGACGGAATTGTATGTGTTAGTGGTGATGGTGTTCTTGTGGAG GTTGTCAATGGCTTGCTGCAAAGAGAAGACTGGGATACTGCAATCAAAGTGCCTCTTGGGATAATTCCTGCAG GCACGGGGAATGGCATGGCAAAATCACTTCTGGATTCAGTTGGTGATTTGTACTCCGTTTCCAATGCTACATTTGCAGTTATCAGAG GCCACAAACGCACACTTGATGTTGCTACTGTTTTGCAAGGAGAGAAGAAGTTCTTCAGTGTCTTGATGCTTACTTGgg GTTTGGTGGCTGATATTGACATCGAGTCCGAGAAGTATAGGTGGATGGGAAGTGCTCGTTTAGACTTTTAT TCTCTGCTGCGAATGATGAACTTGCGAAGATACCATGGACATGTTCAATTTGTGCCTGCACctggatatgaatcatatgggGAACCAATAAAGCAAAACGGCAGCGACATGGGCAACACTGTACTGCCTGAACAAGGCCGAGTAAATAATGCTGAAGTTAAATCATGTGGTTACCCAGGCCCGGTAGCTTCCTTCGATGGTTTAGAATGGAGGTCAATTGATGGCCCTTTTATTTCAGTTTGGATTAACAATGTGCCTTGGGCTGGTGAAGATATTATGCCAGCACCAGAAGCTAAG TTCTCAGATGGCTGCTTGGATGCAGCCATACTTAGGGATTGCCCAAAATCAGCCCTTCTGGGACTGATGTTAAAAATGAGTGATGGAAGTTATCTCAAATCACCATATGTCATCTATCTCAAG GTGAAAGCATTCCGGTTAAAGCCTGGTCAGCGTGTTGGGAATCCCACCAAGGGTGGTATCGTTGACTCTGATGGAGAGGTCATCGCTATGGGAGACCGAGTCAATGGCGGCATTCAGCAGGAGTATCGAATGTCCTATGGGCCGCCACTTCAATTGACGGTTGACCAGGGTTTAGCTACTATATTCTCTCctagatga